The following proteins are co-located in the Apium graveolens cultivar Ventura chromosome 5, ASM990537v1, whole genome shotgun sequence genome:
- the LOC141661540 gene encoding solute carrier family 40 member 2-like: MEMINMQDAEFNRRAGSRKQAQEEEEDKETSMITSEEPLLLPNSHQQQTANYSSILFFYLYLGHFLARWGARMWEFSVGLYMIDVWPGSLLLTAAYGVVEAASTALFGPLVGQWVDKLTYKKVLQIWLFIRSISFVVAGGTVIEVLVYPDLKFDNFLAFILLIISINISGAVGVLSTLAGTILIEREWIVVLSERQPPEVLTNMNSVVRRIDLICKLFAPVVTGFIISFASLKASAVALTIWNIVSVCIEYWLLLSVYNKVPALSESDQKRSSRLATDNLEESPSTSKVRPNLSPYDANSLELYNTNCMARVIERLFNNSYVQAWKVYANQDVVLPGVALALLYFTVLSFGSLMTATLQWQGIPTYIIGIARGVSATIGITATFVYPILQSRISTLRAGLWSIWSQWAFLLLCVASIWVKDKFNSAYVLMGGVALSRLGLWMFDLSVIQLMQDQVYESDRCIVGGVQNSLQAMLEFMTYIMGLIISNPQEFWELTLLSFSLVTLAAALYSIHIYRVRKHLIHWEKLYVLVQWSFSS; this comes from the exons ATGGAGATGATTAACATGCAAGATGCTGAATTTAATAGGAGAGCAGGTTCAAGAAAACAAGcacaagaagaagaagaagataaaGAGACAAGTATGATCACATCAGAGGAGCCATTGCTGCTTCCCAATTCTCATCAACAACAAACTGCTAATTATTCTTCAATTCTTTTTTTTTATCTGTATCTGGGCCATTTTCTTGCCAGATGGGGTGCAAG AATGTGGGAGTTCTCTGTTGGACTATACATGATTGATGTTTGGCCCGGTTCTTTACTCCTTACTGCTGCTTATGGTGTCGTTGAAGCTGCTTCTACTGCACTATTTGGTCCTCTCGTCGGACAATGGGTGGACAAGCTCACGTATAAGAAG GTCCTCCAAATTTGGCTGTTTATCCGAAGTATTTCTTTTGTGGTTGCTGGAGGCACAGTAATTGAAGTTCTAGTCTATCCAGACTTGAAGTTTGATAATTTTTTGGCATTCATTTTACTCATTATATCAATTAATATTTCCGGGGCTGTTGGTGTACTTTCTACTCTTGCCGGAACCATACTGATTGAAAGGGAGTG GATTGTGGTATTATCGGAAAGGCAGCCTCCAGAAGTATTGACAAATATGAATTCAGTTGTCAGACGAATTGATCTGATTTGCAAGTTATTTGCTCCAGTGGTGACTGGCTTCATCATTAGCTTTGCATCTTTGAAAGCATCGGCAGTGGCTTTAACAATTTGGAATATTGTATCTGTTTGCATAGAATATTGGCTTCTGCTGTCTGTATATAATAAGGTACCAGCTTTAAGTGAAAGTGACCAAAAGCGAAGTTCAAGGCTTGCAACAGATAATCTGGAAGAGAGCCCATCTACTTCTAAAGTCAGACCAAACTTATCTCCATATGATGCTAATAGCTTAGAGCTATACAATACGAATTGCATGGCGAGAGTGATAGAGAGGCTTTTCAATAATTCTTATGTTCAAGCTTGGAAAGTATACGCAAATCAAGATGTTGTACTCCCAGGAGTAGCTCTCGCTTTGTTGTATTTCACTGTACTAAG ctttggtTCTTTGATGACAGCTACACTGCAGTGGCAAGGTATACCTACCTACATCATTGGAATTGCGCGTGGAGTAAGCGCTACAATTGGGATAACAGCAACATTTGTGTACCCTATCCTGCAGTCTCGCATTTCGACACTGCGGGCAGGACTTTGGTCCATTTGGTCTCAG TGGGCTTTTCTCTTACTCTGTGTAGCTTCAATATGGGTAAAAGATAAATTCAACTCAGCATATGTGCTGATGGGCGGAGTAGCATTATCGCGCCTCGGACTTTGGATGTTTGACTTGTCCGTCATCCAATTGATGCAG GATCAAGTTTATGAGTCTGATCGCTGTATTGTTGGAGGTGTTCAAAACTCCCTCCAGGCTATGCTGGAGTTCATGACCTACATTATGGGTTTAATAATTTCCAATCCTCAG GAATTCTGGGAGCTGACGTTGTTATCGTTTTCATTGGTGACCCTTGCTGCAGCACTCTACAGCATACACATCTACCGTGTAAGAAAACATCTCATTCACTGGGAGAAGTTATATGTGCTTGTTCAATGGTCTTTCAGTTCATAG